In Mesoplodon densirostris isolate mMesDen1 chromosome 5, mMesDen1 primary haplotype, whole genome shotgun sequence, a single window of DNA contains:
- the LOC132491138 gene encoding small ribosomal subunit protein uS10-like — translation MAFKDTGKTPVEPEVAIHRIRITLTSRNVKLLEKVCADLIRGAKKKNLKVKGPVRMPTKTLRITRRKTPCGEGSKTWDRFQMRIHKCLTDLHSPSEIIKQITSISIEPGVEVEVTIADA, via the coding sequence ATGGCTTTTAAGGACACCGGAAAGACTCCCGTGGAGCCCGAGGTGGCGATCCACCGGATTAGGATCACTCTCACCAGCCGCAACGTGAAGttgctggagaaggtgtgtgCCGACCTGATCAGAGGCGCGAAGAAGAAGAATCTCAAGGTGAAGGGGCCAGTGCGGATGCCCACCAAGACCCTGAGAATAACGAGGAGGAAAACCCCCTGCGGGGAAGGTTCTAAGACTTGGGACCGTTTCCAGATGAGGATCCACAAGTGCCTCACTGACCTGCACAGCCCTTCCGAGATCATCAAGCAGATCACTTCCATCAGCATTGAGCCCGGAGTCGAGGTGGAAGTCACCATTGCAGATGCTTGA